The proteins below are encoded in one region of Candidatus Poribacteria bacterium:
- a CDS encoding Gfo/Idh/MocA family oxidoreductase encodes MYRVGIIGLGNIASRYSTPDDPYPYCHTGGIRFCETTELVAVADMSQDRQTEFQQVWGPAFPANSINYYETDTQMLESEDLDIVAVCVRGPHHFKVMQNVLKADIKAIFLEKPAGCSLEEVDTMTAGADAKGIPIVVDYTRHWAPHLIRLQSLIKDGLIGEVQTVIGYCGGGVLSFAIHTTDMICQFAGYDPVSVAGFVSGGGDVPEPYEPEPAIVGSTIQFESGVVGFHVGNHGTRGGFSVDVLGSEGSVQAGFYSSTTVHKEGKLVDNATLDLPENAGPFNVAYKQITDYLDGGPLPDCARDDYTAVNEIGFATIESDITGQTVQLPGQNRKRLIFANG; translated from the coding sequence ATGTATCGTGTCGGTATCATCGGATTGGGCAATATCGCCTCCCGTTATTCAACGCCAGATGACCCTTATCCCTATTGCCACACAGGCGGCATCCGTTTCTGTGAAACAACCGAATTGGTCGCAGTCGCGGACATGTCCCAAGACCGCCAAACGGAGTTTCAACAGGTGTGGGGACCCGCTTTCCCAGCCAATTCCATAAACTACTACGAAACAGATACGCAGATGCTTGAAAGCGAAGATTTAGACATCGTTGCTGTCTGTGTCCGCGGACCGCATCACTTCAAGGTCATGCAAAACGTTTTGAAAGCGGACATCAAAGCCATCTTCCTCGAAAAACCCGCTGGATGTTCGCTTGAAGAGGTAGATACGATGACCGCGGGTGCTGACGCGAAAGGCATTCCGATTGTTGTTGACTACACACGCCACTGGGCCCCACACCTCATTCGCCTCCAATCGCTTATCAAGGATGGACTCATCGGTGAGGTGCAAACCGTCATCGGGTATTGCGGCGGGGGTGTGCTCTCCTTTGCTATCCACACGACAGATATGATTTGCCAATTCGCGGGTTATGATCCGGTTTCAGTGGCTGGATTCGTTTCTGGGGGTGGGGATGTCCCAGAGCCTTACGAACCTGAACCCGCGATTGTGGGCTCAACGATTCAATTTGAGAGCGGTGTTGTCGGTTTCCATGTCGGAAACCATGGCACACGTGGCGGGTTCTCCGTTGATGTCCTCGGCAGCGAAGGCAGCGTTCAGGCAGGATTTTATAGCAGCACGACTGTGCATAAAGAAGGAAAGTTAGTTGATAACGCCACTCTTGATTTACCTGAAAACGCCGGTCCGTTCAATGTCGCATATAAACAGATTACCGATTACTTAGACGGTGGACCGTTACCCGATTGTGCGCGTGATGATTACACCGCTGTCAATGAAATCGGCTTCGCTACCATTGAGAGCGACATTACTGGACAGACCGTCCAACTCCCGGGTCAGAACAGGAAACGGCTTATCTTCGCGAACGGCTAA